Proteins found in one Oryza glaberrima chromosome 4, OglaRS2, whole genome shotgun sequence genomic segment:
- the LOC127771895 gene encoding uncharacterized protein LOC127771895 → MAAMTATMIHVESMQTAVPTRITGAGRTLPVAVSGGEAPPPLTAASLQRRFRAVLYYRGIEQLQAEEEEEERAVWVKESLSASLADHPEMAGRLRRRDDDDGGVRGPWEVRLNDNGVRLVQASVDMPMSAFLEAKDLARREAALALWTDVDVHEPEFCAPFFMQLTRFQDGGYAIGASCSLLLADPLSLVDFLKAWARTHAEMRARGKPVAPPAVIQYARYLQSPGAAAAAVVRRLKSVPLDSCSAAAATTMLFRAAAGAQVDRHALAAACVDQAVETLGGNARKPPRLTVLAAGGSGELRVEACGCGDGEETTTPPPPSRGHHALRAAYWGDLGLGEIALDGSEPVHVSCTVVSPCADEGLVVLMAPAGGAELLISVTVPNY, encoded by the exons ATGGCAGCCATGACAGCTACAATGATCCACGTCGAGTCCATGCAGACCGCCGTGCCGACGCGGATCACGGGGGCGGGGCGGACGCTGCCCGTCGCCGTGTCCGgaggggaggcgccgccgccgctcaccgccgcctcgctgcAGCGCCGCTTCCGCGCGGTGCTCTACTACCGCGGCATCGAGCAGctgcaggcggaggaggaggaggaggagcgcgcggtGTGGGTGAAGGAGTCGCTCAGCGCGTCGCTCGCCGACCACCCGGAGATGGCcgggcggctgcggcgccgcgacgacgacgacggcggagtgCGGGGCCCGTGGGAGGTGAGGCTGAACGACAACGGCGTGCGGCTCGTGCAGGCGTCCGTGGACATGCCCATGTCCGCGTTCCTGGAGGCCAAGGACCTGGCGCGCAGGGAGGCCGCGCTCGCGCTCTGGACCGACGTGGACGTGCACGAGCCCGAGTTTTGTGCCCCCTTCTTCATGCAA CTGACTCGATTCCAGGACGGAGGCTACGCCATCGGCGCGAGCTGCAGCCTGCTGCTCGCCGACCCGCTGTCTCTCGTCGACTTCCTCAAGGCGTGGGCTCGCACGCACGCGGAGATGCGAGCGCGGGGCAAGCCCGTCGCGCCACCGGCGGTGATACAGTACGCGCGCTACCTCCAaagccccggcgccgccgccgccgccgtcgtcaggcGCCTCAAGTCCGTTCCCCTCGactcctgctccgccgccgccgccacgaccaTGCTCTTCAgggccgccgccggtgcgcaGGTCGACCGCCACGCGCTCGCGGCGGCCTGCGTCGACCAGGCCGTCGAGACGCTGGGCGGCAACGCCAGGAAGCCGCCGCGGCTCACCGTCCTCGCGGCCGGTGGCTCGGGAGAGCTGCGCGTCGAGGCGTGTGGATGCGGGGACggggaggagacgacgacgccgccgccgccgtcgcggggcCATCACGCGCTCCGGGCCGCGTACTGGGGTGACCTCGGTCTCGGGGAGATCGCGCTGGACGGGAGCGAGCCCGTGCACGTGTCGTGCACCGTCGTCTCGCCGTGCGCCGACGAGGGCCTCGTCGTCTTGAtggcgccggccggcggcgccgagctcTTGATCAGCGTGACTGTTCCGAACTACTAG
- the LOC127769907 gene encoding protein WHAT'S THIS FACTOR 9, mitochondrial, whose protein sequence is MQKVRLKWVKNRGLDHIIARTTSIRASCLLLDHLARLPSSSPVPARSLARLQKPLGLTVPVLRFLRRHPTLFAETLHPRFPTLPSFSLTPASDILLGRLARASALDSHLRLARLLLLTRSKSLPLASVLPLRFDLGLPYNFAAAFPVAHPDLFAVSNNHISLSATASGLPEGIAISSLQRRHAEAIEGATYRALSRPPSSSIAPLAFPMRFPRGYGGMKKVKAWMDKFHRLPYISPYDDASGIDPDSDIYEKRNIGLLHELLGLMVHKMVRRNAIRLLREELGLPHKFTRLFTRYPGVFYLSLKCKTTTVVLREGYERGKLVEQHPLAAVRDKVFYVMRTGVLFRGKGLSKLVLDEDGDEEVVMDGDEEFHGEGMDEDADVECFGMDIVDNEDNTDDEDNERDMYD, encoded by the coding sequence aTGCAGAAGGTGCGGCTCAAGTGGGTGAAGAACCGGGGCCTGGACCACATCATCGCCCGCACGACCTCCATCAGGGCGTCCTGCCTGCTGCTCGACCACCTCGCGCGcctcccgtcgtcgtcgcccgtgCCGGCGCGCTCCCTCGCGCGCCTCCAGAAGCCGCTTGGCCTCACCGTGCCCGTGCtccgcttcctccgccgccaccccacccTCTTCGCGGAGACCCTGCACCCGCGCTTCCCGACCCTCCCGTCCTTCTCCCTCACGCCGGCCTCGGACATCCTCCtcggccgcctcgcccgcgcctccgcGCTCGACTCGCACCTCCGCctcgcccgcctcctcctcctcacccgcTCCAAGTCGCTCCCGCTCGCCTCCGTCCTCCCGCTGCGCTTCGACCTCGGCCTGCCTTAcaacttcgccgccgccttcccggtCGCCCACCCCGACCTCTTCGCCGTCTCCAACAACCACATCTCCCTGTCCGCTACCGCCTCCGGCCTCCCCGAGGGCATCGCCATCTCCTCcctccagcgccgccacgccgAGGCCATCGAGGGAGCGACCTACCGCGCGCTGTCTcggccgccgtcctcgtcaATCGCCCCCCTCGCCTTCCCGATGCGGTTCCCGCGTGGGTATGGCGGGATGAAGAAGGTCAAGGCCTGGATGGACAAGTTCCACAGGCTTCCGTACATCTCCCCGTACGACGACGCGTCAGGGATCGATCCCGACAGCGACATCTACGAGAAGAGGAACATTGGATTGCTGCACGAGCTGCTCGGTCTGATGGTGCACAAGATGGTTCGGAGGAACGCGATTCGGCTGCTCCGGGAGGAATTGGGCCTACCGCACAAGTTCACGAGATTGTTCACGCGGTACCCTGGGGTTTTCTACCTGTCGTTGAAGTGCaagacgacgacggtggtgctCCGGGAGGGGTACGAGAGGGGTAAGCTGGTGGAGCAGCATCCCCTTGCGGCAGTGAGAGACAAGGTGTTCTATGTGATGCGTACCGGCGTGCTGTTCCGGGGGAAAGGCTTGTCCAAGCTTGTTTTGGATGAGGATGGTGATGAGGAGGTTGTGATGGATGGAGATGAAGAGTTTCACGGAGAAGGGATGGATGAAGATGCTGACGTTGAGTGCTTTGGAATGGATATTGTGGATAATGAAGACAATACTGATGATGAGGACAACGAACGGGATATGTATGATTGA
- the LOC127771573 gene encoding mavicyanin-like, whose protein sequence is MQKHTGTSRQMAGLLPGVLVAVLLAAAAAPASAKDYTVGDSSGWTTGVDYTAWARGKTFNIGDTLLFQYTSAGHSVVEVSEADHTSCSAANPLRSYKDGTTIVTLTRSGTRYFICGSTGHCGAGMKLTVTVASLSGSATGGTRLAKPSSSDADPTTTTTTRTSSATGGATGSWAPRTATWLLFFAAVGALL, encoded by the exons ATGCAAAAACATACAGGTACGTCTCGCCAGATGGCCGGCCTTCTCCCCGGCGTGCTCGTGGccgttctcctcgccgccgccgcggcgccggcgtctgCGAAAGACTACACCGTCGGCGACTCGTCGGGGTGGACTACCGGTGTGGACTACACCGCCTGGGCCAGAGGCAAGACGTTCAACATCGGCGATACGCTAT TGTTCCAGTACACCAGCGCGGGGCACTCGGTGGTGGAGGTGAGCGAGGCGGACCACACCTCGTGCTCGGCGGCGAACCCGCTGCGGTCGTACAAGGACGGGACGACCATCGTCACGCTAACCAGGTCGGGCACCCGCTACTTCATCTGCGGCAGCACGGGCCACTGCGGCGCCGGCATGAAGCTCACCGTGACGGTCGCCTCCCTCTCCGGCAGCGCCACCGGCGGCACGAGGCTGGCGAAGCCGTCGTCGTCCGACGCggacccgacgacgacgacgacgaccaggaCCTCGTCGGCCACGGGCGGCGCCACTGGCAGCTGGGCCCCGCGCACTGCCACGTGGCTGCTGTTCTTCGCCGCCGTGGGGGCCTTGCTGTGA
- the LOC127771692 gene encoding uncharacterized protein LOC127771692, with product MKNAPRYRFGGAGFLELERGYQPWVIPKSEARGGAGHAVKKVKRWLRKMDEQMDYEFYDWNLRSYRFKSPFDRRPLVGPRERCRKNAAKRTLRLVGLTDPDYLLQCEDAAFGDWEDSCEDEDEVFEW from the exons ATGAAGAACGCGCCGAGAT ATCGATTTGGGGGCGCCGGGTTCCTGGAGCTCGAGCGAGGCTACCAGCCGTGGGTGATCCCCAAGTCCGAGGCGCGAGGCGGAGCCGGCCACGCCGTGAAGAAGGTGAAGCGCTGGCTGAGGAAGATGGACGAGCAGATGGACTACGAGTTCTACGACTGGAACCTCCGCTCCTACCGCTTCAAGTCGCCCTTCGATCGCCGCCCGCTCGTCGGCCCCCGTGAGCGCTGCAG GAAAAACGCCGCGAAGCGCACCCTCCGTTTGGTCGGGCTCACCGACCCGGACTACCTGCTTCAGTG TGAGGACGCTGCATTTGGTGATTGGGAGGACAGCTGTGAGGACGAGGATGAGGTCTTCGAGTGGTAG
- the LOC127770338 gene encoding stellacyanin-like: MAQSCLALAVCVLLVHGGAARVAEAASYNVGNSAGWDISADFPSWLDGKSFFVGDTLVFQYSKYHTLSEVDEAGYRNCSTASAVLSSSDGNTTVALTAPGDRYFVCGNELHCLGGMRLHVPVSEPASPGGAGATPASPGGGGALSPGAAGDAGVPTLDLGGSPRGTVGPAVATWLCIIAAALFVW; encoded by the exons ATGGCTCAATCCTGCCTGGCTCTCGCGGTGTGCGTCCTGCTcgtgcacggcggcgcggcgagggtaGCCGAGGCGGCGTCGTACAACGTCGGCAACAGCGCCGGCTGGGACATCAGCGCCGACTTCCCGTCCTGGCTCGACGGCAAGTCGTTCTTCGTCGGCGACACTCTCG TGTTCCAGTACTCGAAGTACCACACGTTGAGCGAGGTCGACGAGGCGGGGTACAGGAACTGCAGCACGGCCAGCGCGGTGCTCTCCAGCAGCGACGGCAACACGACGGTGGCCCTCACGGCGCCCGGCGACCGCTACTTCGTCTGCGGCAACGAGCTGCACTGCCTCGGCGGCATGAGGCTTCACGTGCCCGTCTCCGAGCCGGCCTCACCGGGCGGGGccggcgcgacgccggcgagcccgggcggcggcggcgccctctcccccggcgcggccggcgacgcgggcgtCCCGACGCTCGACCTCGGCGGGTCCCCCCGGGGGACGGTGGGGCCCGCGGTGGCCACGTGGCTGTGCATCATCGCTGCAGCCCTGTTTGTATGGTGA